The following proteins are co-located in the Aquarana catesbeiana isolate 2022-GZ linkage group LG02, ASM4218655v1, whole genome shotgun sequence genome:
- the IQCC gene encoding IQ domain-containing protein C, whose protein sequence is MMEEEEAAVIVLQAHARGVLARRRLRRVLQDYEAVVRDIEGEDIAVQWGARLLSPPLFNDLVQHGGTTGLRACNGHGGGRHTRNTDPILLCSDRREAGQDSGHEPCTLEKEYNHYQPSETGEVPAECQLPGAASESVHLSGKQSWLQDVPTREHQVSETTGRKMESPLSETHALQTENPERECLHPGTSVSGEKDTLSVTQGLSFPYHSNITSNTDQRYGSLEWTRSSSVWSDKSMDADLSLKNPNELQMLRSHLAMEILWVQQAIASRKNYLMVRQRLGIQS, encoded by the exons atgatggaggaggaggaagctgCTGTCATAGTGTTACAG GCTCACGCCCGCGGAGTGCTGGCCCGCCGGAGACTCCGGAGAGTGCTGCAGGACTATGAGGCTGTGGTGAGAGACATAGAAGGAGAGGACATCGCTGTACAATGGGGGGCACGCCTCTTATCCCCCCCACTCTTCAATGATCTG GTTCAGCATGGAGGTACAACTGGACTCAGAGCTTGTAATGGTCATGGTGGAGGCAGACATACCAGAAACACAGACCCCATCCTATTATGTAGTGATAGAAGGGAAGCTGGACAAGACTCAGGACATGAACCGTGTACCCTAGAGAAAGAGTACAACCATTACCAACCATCAGAGACTGGAGAAGTGCCAGCAGAGTGCCAACTGCCTGGAGCTGCTTCAGAAAGTGTGCACCTGTCAGGAAAACAGAGTTGGCTTCAGGATGTCCCCACAAGAGAGCACCAAGTGTCAGAGACTACTGGCAGAAAGATGGAGAGCCCTCTGTCGGAGACGCATGCCTTACAGACTGAGAACCCAGAAAGGGAATGTCTCCATCCAGGGACAAGTGTTTCAGGAGAGAAAGACACTTTGTCAGTAACACAAGGACTATCCTTCCCCTATCATTCCAACATAACAAGTAACACAGATCAAAGGTATGGGAGTTTAGAATGGACAAGAAGCAGCTCTGTGTGGAGTGACAAATCCATGGATGCAG ATCTCTCTTTGAAGAATCCAAATGAGCTGCAAATGCTTAGAAGTCACTTGGCCATGGAGATACTGTGGGTACAGCAAGCAATAGCCAGTAGAAAAAAT TATCTAATGGTAAGGCAGAGGCTGGGAATCCAGAGCTGA